The Propionispora hippei DSM 15287 genome has a segment encoding these proteins:
- the bioB gene encoding biotin synthase BioB: protein MLDLIKDLAEKVLDGATLTGSEALQLTDAEGSDILLLAAYANKIREHYKGPAVDMCGIINARSGTCSEDCKFCAQSAYHQTDAPVYPLLSFDELLKKAQEAQRSGATRISLVTSGRGMEGDPDFERILEIIRGITTVTGLAVCANLGTISGPQARRLAAAGVRRYAHNLETSRQFYSEICTTHSYQDRLATVQAARNAGLELCTGGIIGLGESWEDRISLALTLRELQVASVPINILNPIKGTALEKTAPLPALAIIKAFAMFRFLLPDRIIRPAGGREINLRDMQGLLMLAGANGLIIGNYLTFKGRQAADDFTMIHDAGLLPADYTKEIL, encoded by the coding sequence ATGCTCGATTTAATTAAAGACTTGGCCGAAAAAGTACTTGACGGCGCTACTTTAACCGGTAGCGAAGCCCTGCAGTTAACCGACGCCGAGGGCTCGGATATCTTGCTGCTGGCAGCCTACGCCAACAAAATCCGTGAACACTATAAAGGACCGGCTGTCGACATGTGCGGCATCATCAATGCCCGATCCGGCACTTGTTCAGAAGACTGTAAGTTCTGCGCCCAATCAGCTTATCATCAAACTGACGCTCCGGTCTATCCTCTGCTATCTTTCGATGAACTGCTGAAAAAAGCGCAGGAAGCCCAGCGCAGCGGAGCTACCCGCATCAGTCTGGTCACCAGTGGCAGAGGAATGGAGGGCGATCCCGATTTTGAACGGATTCTGGAAATAATCCGGGGCATCACCACCGTCACCGGTCTGGCTGTCTGTGCCAACCTGGGCACCATTTCCGGCCCCCAGGCCCGGCGACTGGCCGCTGCCGGCGTCAGACGCTACGCCCACAACCTCGAAACCAGCCGGCAATTTTATTCCGAAATTTGCACCACCCATTCTTACCAGGACCGGCTGGCAACCGTTCAGGCCGCCAGGAACGCCGGGCTGGAGCTTTGTACCGGCGGCATCATCGGCCTTGGCGAAAGCTGGGAGGATCGGATCAGCCTGGCACTCACCCTGCGGGAGCTTCAGGTCGCTTCGGTTCCCATCAATATTTTAAATCCGATAAAAGGAACCGCTCTGGAAAAAACAGCTCCCCTGCCGGCCCTTGCTATCATAAAAGCCTTTGCCATGTTTCGTTTTCTCCTGCCGGACCGCATCATCCGCCCCGCCGGCGGGCGGGAAATCAACCTGCGCGATATGCAGGGCCTGCTCATGCTGGCCGGGGCCAACGGACTGATTATCGGCAATTACTTAACGTTTAAAGGCCGCCAGGCGGCCGATGACTTTACTATGATTCACGATGCCGGCCTGCTTCCGGCCGATTATACAAAGGAGATTTTATAA
- the bioB gene encoding biotin synthase BioB, producing the protein MKLQDLFDLAQTVLSGSALSFDDALALTELAEDDIPVLLSLANKIRVYFTGSTIDTCEIVNARSGNCSENCSFCAQSAHHRTQIESYPLLSEQALVTAAKQAEAHGAYRFCIVTSGCGMKNDADFPNITQAIQRIGRETTLQRCCSLGILSDEHVAALKQAGITRYHHNLESSKSFFSQICSTHSYNDRVATIKKVKAAGLEVCSGGIIGLGESWRQRIELAFALKELNVDSVPINVLNPIKGTPVENVARLHPLEILQTFAIFRFILPDKIIRYAGGRERNLGELVPLGFLSGINGMLLGNYLTTSGRGADTDLQTITQLGLSPIGLSL; encoded by the coding sequence ATGAAACTTCAAGACTTATTTGATCTGGCTCAGACAGTATTAAGCGGCTCCGCCCTTTCTTTTGACGACGCCCTGGCCTTAACCGAGCTGGCGGAGGATGATATTCCCGTTTTGCTAAGTTTGGCCAATAAAATACGCGTTTACTTTACCGGCTCAACCATCGACACCTGCGAAATCGTCAACGCCCGTTCCGGCAACTGCTCGGAGAATTGCAGTTTTTGCGCCCAGTCGGCCCATCATCGCACACAAATAGAAAGCTATCCCCTGCTTAGCGAACAAGCCCTGGTAACGGCGGCCAAACAGGCGGAAGCTCACGGCGCCTACCGTTTTTGTATTGTTACCTCCGGCTGCGGCATGAAAAACGATGCCGATTTCCCCAATATCACCCAGGCCATTCAACGCATCGGCCGCGAAACCACCTTACAACGCTGCTGTTCGCTCGGCATCCTGTCCGATGAACACGTAGCTGCCTTAAAACAGGCAGGCATTACCCGTTATCACCACAACCTGGAAAGCAGCAAAAGCTTTTTTAGCCAAATTTGTTCCACCCATAGCTATAATGACCGGGTAGCCACCATCAAAAAAGTCAAAGCGGCCGGTCTGGAAGTCTGCTCCGGCGGCATTATCGGCTTAGGCGAATCCTGGCGGCAGCGGATTGAATTGGCCTTTGCCCTCAAGGAACTTAACGTGGATTCGGTCCCGATCAATGTCTTGAATCCGATTAAAGGAACACCGGTAGAAAATGTCGCCCGTCTGCATCCGCTGGAAATTTTACAGACCTTTGCGATTTTCCGTTTTATCCTGCCGGACAAAATTATCCGGTACGCCGGCGGCCGGGAACGCAATTTGGGTGAGCTTGTACCTTTAGGTTTTTTATCGGGAATCAACGGCATGCTGCTGGGCAATTACCTGACCACCAGCGGCCGCGGCGCCGACACCGATTTACAGACCATTACCCAGCTAGGGCTATCACCGATTGGATTGTCCCTCTAA
- a CDS encoding GGDEF domain-containing protein — MIRDFLPTDLKVLAKYYDIARIISPSPTAPHQPLISCQSPGNSPHHAIFSRCGTAESFCQNCMCLEAARCRQILVRIEAVDGKFFLITAIPLEISGQLQTLELIACIEDKALEQALTAPKETNSLTYHFVNNLYHLVFRDALTTMYNRRYIDKQLPLEIARVRQNKQPFSLIMTDIDYFKQVNDRYGHAVGDEVLKFFAQKLHEHVRHKQENWVARYGGEEFLLALSDCSEAQAYHITETLRKTIEQTSIPTSAGELCITASFGVYMFTGQETDFHQLVDQVDKRLYQAKQAGRNCTVATRPI; from the coding sequence TTGATTCGCGACTTTCTTCCCACCGATTTGAAGGTATTAGCCAAATATTACGATATAGCAAGAATTATCTCCCCTTCACCGACAGCACCCCATCAACCGCTTATTTCCTGCCAGTCCCCCGGGAATTCTCCTCATCATGCCATTTTTTCCCGCTGCGGAACTGCCGAGTCGTTCTGCCAGAATTGCATGTGTCTGGAGGCCGCCCGCTGCCGGCAAATTCTTGTCCGGATTGAAGCCGTGGATGGAAAATTCTTTCTCATCACCGCTATCCCGCTGGAAATATCAGGACAGCTTCAGACCTTAGAGCTCATTGCCTGTATAGAAGACAAGGCACTGGAGCAGGCGTTGACCGCCCCCAAAGAAACCAACTCCCTCACCTATCACTTTGTGAATAATCTTTACCATCTGGTATTTCGCGACGCCCTGACCACCATGTACAACCGGCGTTACATCGACAAGCAGTTGCCGCTGGAAATTGCCCGGGTGAGGCAGAATAAGCAGCCTTTTTCCCTGATCATGACCGATATTGACTATTTTAAACAGGTAAACGACAGATATGGGCACGCCGTCGGCGACGAAGTATTGAAGTTTTTCGCCCAGAAGTTGCACGAGCATGTGCGGCATAAACAGGAAAACTGGGTCGCTCGTTATGGCGGCGAAGAATTCTTATTGGCTTTAAGTGATTGTTCGGAAGCGCAGGCTTATCATATTACGGAAACCCTTCGTAAAACCATTGAACAGACCTCCATTCCAACTTCGGCCGGAGAACTGTGCATCACAGCCAGCTTCGGAGTCTACATGTTCACCGGCCAGGAAACGGATTTTCATCAACTTGTCGACCAGGTCGACAAGCGCTTATACCAGGCCAAGCAGGCGGGACGCAATTGTACGGTAGCCACCCGGCCAATCTGA
- a CDS encoding MFS transporter, with amino-acid sequence MNNQVLWTLEFLGMSASSFFQYMTHYALIAALPVVVIGQLGGNEWQAGLAMTFFQIGAVLFRPLAGKWIDQFDKKRMLFAVLAVFFAVSVMYLGVTGLGLSFLLLIRFLHGGVFAVGSTAVAATAALIVPEQRKGEGIGYFAMFSTLAMVVGPFFSLTLISHYTPEVLFASVVVLAALAFWTANRNTLDGLAGKGKKPGGRSLRWHDFIEARALPVAFIGGLLFFAYAGVLVFVPIYARLLELTQYTSLFFAVYALSIVITRPLVGRVFDRAGMHMVVYPGIMLFVLGLVCLSRVQGAAGFLIAAAIIGVGFGALSPTFQALSVQVSPSRRAGVATSTYFLALDVSVGMGSFFLSFLAAGVGYRSMYLFTALVVGLAAVAYYNLRRRLVSRGGSAA; translated from the coding sequence ATGAATAATCAGGTATTATGGACGTTGGAATTTTTAGGCATGAGTGCCAGCAGTTTTTTTCAGTATATGACACACTATGCCCTGATTGCCGCTTTGCCAGTGGTGGTCATTGGCCAGTTGGGCGGCAATGAATGGCAGGCCGGTTTGGCGATGACCTTTTTTCAAATCGGCGCCGTGCTGTTCCGGCCCCTGGCAGGTAAATGGATTGATCAGTTTGATAAAAAAAGGATGCTGTTTGCCGTGCTGGCGGTGTTCTTCGCGGTGAGCGTAATGTATTTGGGTGTAACCGGGCTCGGTTTATCTTTCTTATTGTTAATTCGCTTTCTTCATGGCGGCGTGTTTGCCGTAGGCAGTACGGCGGTGGCGGCAACGGCCGCGCTGATTGTGCCGGAACAGCGAAAAGGGGAAGGCATCGGTTATTTTGCCATGTTTTCCACGCTGGCCATGGTGGTGGGGCCTTTTTTTAGTTTGACGCTGATTTCCCACTATACGCCGGAGGTTCTTTTTGCCAGTGTTGTTGTACTAGCCGCCCTCGCTTTTTGGACGGCCAATCGGAATACGTTGGATGGATTGGCCGGCAAGGGAAAAAAGCCGGGCGGCCGTTCGCTGCGCTGGCATGATTTTATCGAGGCCCGTGCTTTGCCGGTTGCTTTCATCGGCGGATTGCTGTTTTTTGCCTATGCCGGTGTGTTGGTATTTGTGCCGATTTATGCCCGTTTGCTTGAACTGACGCAATATACCAGCCTGTTTTTTGCGGTATACGCGCTATCCATCGTAATCACCCGCCCGCTGGTAGGCCGAGTGTTTGACCGGGCCGGCATGCATATGGTGGTATATCCGGGAATTATGCTGTTTGTGCTTGGCCTGGTCTGCCTGAGTCGGGTACAGGGAGCTGCCGGTTTTTTAATCGCCGCCGCAATCATTGGTGTGGGTTTCGGTGCCCTGAGTCCGACTTTTCAGGCACTGTCCGTTCAGGTTTCGCCCAGCCGGCGGGCCGGTGTGGCTACATCCACTTATTTTTTGGCGTTGGATGTCAGCGTGGGAATGGGATCTTTTTTTCTTAGTTTTCTGGCTGCCGGCGTCGGTTACCGCAGCATGTATTTATTTACCGCCTTGGTTGTCGGCCTGGCTGCCGTTGCCTACTATAATCTGCGACGGCGGCTTGTCAGCCGCGGCGGTTCTGCTGCTTAA
- a CDS encoding EAL and HDOD domain-containing protein: MMAQETEVHVARQPIFDCNQNVFGYELLFRSKVANAYDGTDGDQATNSVVVNSFLLIGMENLTNGKKAFINFTANSLKNEIPSMLPKELIAVEILENIEPDQAVIAACRKLKQDGYCLVLDDFVFKPKFIPFVELADIIKVDFRLTPPEERKALLDRCRNYPIKFLAEKVETHADFQAALQMGYSYFQGYFFCKPVVLSSKDIPSYKINYLSILREINQPYLEFAQLEAIIKRDVSLSYNLLKFINSAFFGLSNKIQSLRQALTLLGQKELSKWASLMALKGMGNHKPGELILNSLVRARFAENLAGINLSKQQTSNAFLMGMLSHLDALLDRPLPEILKEIALDEEIKDALLSIKPNRLGLIYKLMQAYERGEWETISRFTRAMSIQEYQVSQSYQKALIWAHEFINTN; the protein is encoded by the coding sequence ATGATGGCCCAGGAAACAGAAGTACATGTAGCCCGGCAGCCTATTTTTGACTGCAATCAGAACGTCTTTGGATACGAGCTGCTGTTTCGCAGCAAGGTAGCCAATGCCTACGACGGCACTGACGGCGATCAGGCCACCAACAGTGTTGTGGTCAACAGCTTTTTGCTAATCGGCATGGAGAACCTGACCAACGGTAAGAAGGCCTTTATTAACTTTACAGCTAACTCTTTAAAAAATGAAATTCCCTCCATGCTGCCGAAAGAACTGATTGCGGTTGAAATCCTGGAAAACATCGAACCCGACCAAGCGGTGATTGCTGCCTGTCGAAAACTCAAGCAGGACGGCTACTGCCTGGTGCTGGACGATTTCGTGTTCAAGCCGAAGTTTATACCTTTTGTTGAGCTGGCCGACATTATAAAAGTAGATTTCCGGCTCACACCTCCGGAAGAAAGAAAAGCTTTGCTGGACCGATGCAGGAACTATCCCATCAAATTTCTGGCGGAAAAAGTCGAAACCCACGCCGATTTTCAGGCTGCTCTCCAGATGGGCTACTCTTATTTTCAGGGATACTTTTTCTGCAAGCCCGTTGTACTGTCCAGCAAAGACATTCCCAGCTATAAGATCAACTATCTTAGCATTCTGCGGGAAATCAACCAGCCCTATTTAGAGTTCGCCCAACTGGAGGCTATTATAAAACGGGATGTATCGCTTTCCTACAACCTTCTTAAATTCATCAATTCAGCTTTTTTTGGCTTAAGCAATAAAATCCAATCACTGCGCCAGGCACTAACGCTGCTGGGACAGAAAGAACTTAGCAAATGGGCCTCGCTTATGGCACTTAAGGGAATGGGCAATCATAAGCCCGGCGAATTAATCCTCAATTCCCTGGTCAGAGCCCGGTTTGCTGAAAATCTTGCCGGCATCAACCTGTCCAAACAGCAGACCTCCAATGCCTTTCTGATGGGCATGCTTTCCCACCTGGATGCCCTGCTGGACCGCCCCCTGCCGGAAATATTGAAAGAAATAGCATTGGACGAGGAAATCAAGGATGCCCTGCTCAGCATCAAACCCAACCGGCTTGGGTTAATCTATAAGCTTATGCAGGCCTATGAGCGGGGCGAGTGGGAAACAATTTCCCGGTTCACCCGGGCCATGTCTATTCAGGAATATCAGGTATCACAATCCTACCAGAAAGCGCTGATCTGGGCCCACGAATTTATTAATACCAATTGA